One stretch of Streptomyces sp. NBC_00443 DNA includes these proteins:
- a CDS encoding ATP-grasp domain-containing protein — protein sequence MAHLLVVESWVGSMSRLLPRAIREGGHEFTFLTRDLHHYLRSAPEGAAHPLLGARNVITTDTNDLDALLPEVERLHSVLGFDGVITSCDYYLPTVARIAGRLGLPGPGPEAVDNACRKDATRRVLADAGLPGPRFAVHEEWADLARAAQEIGYPLVVKPVDLCAGMYVRRVDDEAQLGDAVRALADFPVNARGQRRTAAVLLEEFLDGPEVSVETVSYAGAVHMVGVTDKSLGGAPAFIETGHMFPAALSPADVEAAEQTTLGALKALGLTDGVVAHTEIKLTSAGPRLVEVNPRPAGNRITELVRHVTGIDLAAACVDVALGRRPDLRRTDTGLRSAAIGFLVPERTGSLEALDGHQLSDLPGVLEVQLAESGKVVKAAGSNNEYLGHVMAGDPDGPGARDRVEGLLAGLRAGLVIR from the coding sequence GTGGCTCATCTGCTGGTGGTCGAGAGCTGGGTCGGATCGATGAGCAGACTGCTGCCACGCGCCATCCGCGAGGGCGGGCACGAGTTCACCTTCCTCACTCGTGACTTGCATCACTACCTGCGCTCGGCACCCGAGGGGGCGGCGCATCCGCTGCTCGGCGCGCGCAATGTGATCACGACCGACACCAATGACCTCGACGCCCTGCTGCCCGAGGTGGAGCGGCTGCACTCGGTGCTGGGCTTCGACGGGGTGATCACCTCCTGCGACTACTACCTGCCGACGGTGGCGCGGATCGCCGGGCGTCTGGGTCTTCCCGGGCCCGGCCCCGAGGCGGTGGACAACGCCTGCCGCAAGGACGCCACCCGCCGGGTCCTCGCCGACGCGGGCCTGCCCGGACCGCGCTTCGCCGTGCACGAGGAGTGGGCCGACCTCGCGCGGGCCGCGCAGGAGATCGGCTACCCGCTGGTCGTCAAGCCGGTCGACCTGTGCGCGGGCATGTACGTCCGGCGCGTCGACGACGAGGCCCAACTGGGCGATGCCGTAAGAGCGCTGGCCGACTTCCCGGTCAACGCGCGCGGCCAGCGCCGCACCGCCGCCGTCCTCCTCGAAGAGTTCCTCGACGGCCCCGAGGTGAGCGTCGAGACCGTGTCGTACGCGGGCGCCGTGCACATGGTCGGCGTCACCGACAAGAGCCTCGGCGGAGCGCCCGCCTTCATCGAGACCGGCCACATGTTCCCCGCCGCCCTGTCGCCCGCCGACGTCGAGGCCGCCGAGCAGACCACGCTCGGCGCGCTCAAGGCGCTCGGGCTGACGGACGGGGTCGTGGCGCACACCGAGATCAAGCTGACCTCCGCCGGGCCACGCCTGGTCGAGGTCAACCCCCGGCCCGCCGGCAACCGCATCACCGAACTCGTCCGCCACGTCACCGGCATCGACCTCGCCGCCGCCTGCGTGGACGTCGCCCTCGGCCGCAGGCCTGACCTCAGGCGCACGGACACCGGACTGCGCAGCGCCGCCATCGGCTTCCTCGTCCCGGAGCGCACGGGCTCACTGGAGGCGCTGGACGGACATCAACTGAGCGACCTGCCCGGTGTGTTGGAGGTCCAGCTCGCCGAGTCCGGCAAGGTGGTCAAGGCGGCCGGCAGCAACAACGAGTACCTGGGCCACGTCATGGCCGGCGACCCCGACGGGCCCGGCGCCCGCGACCGCGTCGAAGGCCTGCTGGCCGGGCTGCGCGCGGGGCTGGTGATCCGGTGA
- a CDS encoding alpha/beta hydrolase, whose product MTALPRPTALLCALVAAAALLPTAAPARATASLTFGPCPESVPTPPAPDRVECGRLTVPLDRKHPSGPSIEIAVSRVPASGTPAERRGILLVNPGGPGGSGLPYAVTKRAKLPANVRRSYDVIGFDPRGVGHSAPAGCGAMGGLFAAPGADPAPATPQAERSYLTSLRHLADDCAAGAGTRVLPYLSTEQTAYDMDAVRAALGEPRTSFLGVSYGTYLGAAYAARFPHRVGRMVLDSVVGPWDWYVFDVMQSRAMLRARDTFFGWTAAHAERFGLGGDAGAVRRSYLRVRQGLAARPVGGFGPAEFDRSVYRALGRTERWTGLADGLRGYLTDGSVAGLRPASAFDSPESRNYEAANRIVKCADGPGPTPREVVADVRRIRRADPQPVLTGMEASTCAYWHHRPERRTRLGGPAAPPVLLVASAHDPVTPIEGARQLRELLPGSRLVTLDDDYSHGVFASRGNACVDGAVAGYLVDGEVPAADVRCAGPGLPVPAAAAPST is encoded by the coding sequence TTGACCGCCCTGCCCCGCCCCACCGCCCTGCTGTGCGCCCTCGTGGCCGCGGCAGCCCTGCTTCCCACAGCCGCCCCCGCCCGGGCGACGGCTTCCCTCACCTTCGGTCCCTGCCCGGAGTCCGTACCGACGCCGCCCGCACCCGACCGCGTGGAATGCGGCCGCCTCACCGTCCCGCTCGACCGGAAGCACCCGTCCGGCCCGAGCATCGAGATCGCCGTCTCCCGCGTCCCCGCCTCCGGCACCCCCGCCGAGCGGCGCGGGATCCTGCTGGTGAACCCCGGCGGCCCGGGCGGCTCAGGGCTCCCCTACGCGGTGACCAAGCGCGCCAAACTCCCCGCGAACGTGCGGCGTTCGTACGACGTCATCGGCTTCGACCCGCGCGGCGTGGGCCACAGCGCGCCGGCCGGATGCGGCGCGATGGGAGGCCTGTTCGCCGCTCCCGGGGCCGATCCGGCGCCGGCGACCCCGCAGGCCGAGCGGTCGTACCTCACGTCACTGCGCCACCTGGCCGACGACTGCGCGGCGGGCGCGGGCACGCGGGTGCTGCCGTACCTGTCCACCGAGCAGACGGCGTACGACATGGACGCGGTCCGCGCCGCGCTGGGCGAGCCGCGGACGAGCTTCCTCGGTGTCTCGTACGGCACCTACCTGGGCGCGGCGTACGCGGCGCGCTTTCCGCACCGGGTGGGCCGCATGGTGCTGGACAGCGTGGTCGGGCCCTGGGACTGGTACGTGTTCGACGTGATGCAGAGCCGGGCGATGCTGCGTGCCCGCGACACGTTCTTCGGCTGGACCGCCGCGCATGCCGAACGCTTCGGGCTGGGCGGCGACGCGGGCGCCGTACGGCGTTCGTATCTGCGCGTACGCCAGGGCCTGGCCGCGCGCCCGGTCGGCGGCTTCGGCCCGGCCGAGTTCGACCGCTCCGTCTACCGCGCCCTCGGCCGCACGGAACGCTGGACGGGGCTCGCCGACGGGCTGCGCGGCTACCTGACGGACGGGAGCGTGGCCGGCCTGCGTCCCGCATCCGCCTTCGACAGCCCGGAGTCGCGCAACTACGAGGCGGCCAACCGGATCGTGAAGTGCGCGGACGGTCCGGGGCCGACGCCCCGGGAGGTCGTGGCGGACGTACGGCGCATACGACGTGCCGACCCGCAGCCGGTCCTGACCGGCATGGAGGCGTCGACCTGCGCGTACTGGCACCACCGCCCCGAGCGGCGTACCCGACTGGGCGGTCCGGCCGCCCCTCCCGTCCTGCTGGTCGCCTCGGCGCACGACCCGGTGACCCCCATCGAAGGCGCCCGGCAACTGCGCGAACTGCTGCCCGGATCCCGTCTGGTGACTCTCGACGACGACTACTCGCACGGGGTGTTCGCCAGCCGGGGCAATGCCTGCGTGGACGGGGCGGTGGCCGGCTATCTCGTCGACGGGGAGGTGCCTGCGGCGGACGTGCGCTGCGCCGGGCCGGGACTGCCGGTCCCGGCAGCGGCTGCTCCGTCCACATGA